The genomic segment TCACCATAGAGCCGTCTCGCGGAGGTCTAGTGATGGACCCGAATGATCGGACAGCCTTAGTCTTAGCCGCTGTCGGCTTGGCCATCGCCATTGTGGTTGCATCGACAGTCACGCTAGAGCACGTCAATACCCGTACGGCCAGCAGCGACGCACCTCCCGGAACGGTAGGACTCGCCAGGCCTCATCCGCCGCTGGACCGTGCTCCTGGTGAGGCGATACAGACATCAGGAGCGCCGTCCAACGCAAATCATCGGCAGCGGCCTTGACCGAACGCCGGCCGCGCCGGCATCAGCGCTCGAACCCTGTGCCTCAGCCTGAACTCTTGCGCGCGCTGCTCTGTTCGAAATGCTCGACAGCCGAGCCGCCGATCTCGACCCAGCCATGTTTCGACTGCTCGAACACCGATCTGACCGGGGCCGGAAAATCCGGATCTGCGATCGCGCCAACGGCAACGCCGATCATGTCAGGCAGATTGTCGGCTTGCCAGTAGACCGTCGAGCCGCAGTCGGGACAGAAATATCTGCAGACCTTGCCGCCGCTCATCGCGGTTCGGACATACGACTTGGATACTCCAGAGATCGTGACGGTCTCTGCGGCATAGAAGGCACCGACGCCGAACGGCGCGCCGGTTCGTCGCTGACAGTCGAGGCAGTGACAGGCAACGACGAGGCGCGAGGGTCCCGGAAGCGACAGCGAAAGCGCGCCGCAGCTGCATCTGGCATCGATCATCGAATCTGATCTCCCTCATTGGCTGGCTGCGAATTGAAAAGGTTACGTTCGCGCTCAACCTCCGTCATTGCGAGCGCAGCGAGGCAATCCAGACTGCCTCCGCCGAAAGACTCTGGATTGCTTCGCTGCGCTCGCAATGACGCGTTCGCGGCGGTAACCTCAATCCGTCTGCAAACGCGCTGCAGCGCGTCCGGGACACCGCGGCGAGATTGTCACTCCGTCCCGGCCTCGAATGCCAGCAGCACGTTGCCGGCGACGCCGCTCCACTGGCCGTAGCCGGAATTGGTGTAGAGCATGCCGCCGGCGATGACGGGACCGGGGCCGTCGATCGCGCCGCCGTGGGCAGGGACCCCGTTCACCGCCTTGAAATCCCGCGCGGTGTCGAACTCCCAGAGCAGCTTGCCGTCGGTGGCGTAGGCGCGCAGGAAGCCGCTGACGCTGCCTGAGAACACGACACCCGGGATCAGGCTCACCGCCGCCGAGAGCGCGGGGCTGCATTGCGGGCGATCGCCGCAGGCGACCGGCGGCACCTCCATCACGACTCTGCCGCTGGCAAGGTCGAGCCCGAACAGGCCACCGCCTTGCGTGGCATCGAGCTGCCGCGTGCCGTCGCGCTTGAAGCGCACGTCGGAGTTGGCGACATAGATGCGCTCGCCGTCCGCAGCCGAACCCCATTCGCTGCCGCCGAGCGCACCGCCCTTCCCGATCCGGGTCTGCCACAGGATCTTGCCGCCATCGTCGGGATCGAGCGCGTGCACGACGCCGGATTTCTGCGCGATGGCGAGAATGCGCCTGCCGTCGCGCAAGGCGACGAGGATCGGCGACTGGCCGAAATCGTGATCG from the Bradyrhizobium sp. WBAH42 genome contains:
- a CDS encoding GFA family protein, which encodes MIDARCSCGALSLSLPGPSRLVVACHCLDCQRRTGAPFGVGAFYAAETVTISGVSKSYVRTAMSGGKVCRYFCPDCGSTVYWQADNLPDMIGVAVGAIADPDFPAPVRSVFEQSKHGWVEIGGSAVEHFEQSSARKSSG